In Quercus lobata isolate SW786 chromosome 12, ValleyOak3.0 Primary Assembly, whole genome shotgun sequence, a genomic segment contains:
- the LOC115970821 gene encoding 14 kDa proline-rich protein DC2.15-like: MASKTSASFVLFLSLNLLFFALVTSACNTCRGPNPGRGPNPNPNPNPNPNPNPGPSGQASCPRDALKLGVCANLLSGLLNVTLGTPPVTPCCSLIQGLADLEAAVCLCTAIRANILGINLNIPISLSLLLNVCSRNVPNGFKCA, encoded by the coding sequence ATGGCTTCCAAAACCTCTGCCTCATTTGTTCTCTTCCTCTCACTCAACCTTCTCTTCTTTGCACTTGTGACTAGTGCATGTAACACATGCCGTGGTCCTAACCCAGGAAGAGGCCCCAACCCCAACCCCAACCCCAATCCCAACCCCAACCCTAACCCTGGTCCTTCTGGCCAAGCTTCATGCCCTAGGGATGCCCTAAAACTAGGCGTGTGTGCCAATTTACTCAGCGGTTTGCTTAATGTTACCCTTGGCACCCCACCAGTAACTCCTTGCTGCTCTCTCATTCAAGGCCTTGCCGATCTGGAGGCTGCTGTCTGCCTTTGCACTGCCATCAGAGCTAATATTTTGGGCATTAACCTCAACATCCCAATTTCGCTCAGCTTGCTTCTCAATGTTTGTTCAAGGAATGTTCCAAATGGTTTCAAGTGTGCATAG